Proteins encoded within one genomic window of Aquarana catesbeiana isolate 2022-GZ linkage group LG03, ASM4218655v1, whole genome shotgun sequence:
- the LOC141133742 gene encoding E3 ubiquitin-protein ligase TRIM11-like, whose product MASALRAELECSVCLNIYTDPVTLKCGHNFCRDCIDRVLDTQEGSGGYSCPECREKFQDRSALHRNMKLRNIVETFLSTLSDQKKSRVICTYCVDSPVPAVRSCLHCEAYLCDKHLRVHNKAPDHVISNLATSLKIRKCPTHNELIKLYCTKDGSCICVTCSLAGEHRGHQVEILDEAAEKKKESLRNVLQKLLTKREETEERVQNLQEHRRKVEEEAAGDTERVTVLFGDLRRRLEDLERRILREISGRAERFSISIRDLEIKKEELSRKMRHIEELCNMTDPLTVLQESDTGDLCDTEDGDNEDRERHEELLHDGGGLDVAGVLHTGLSDIITEVNVYFYIQGAEDILLDVNTASNDLQISDDRKAASRSDITHHRPETPERFVNYPQVISSQSFSSGRHYWDVDVGGSDFWRVGMCFARIDRKDLQAGVGRNNKSLGLIRSGNQYFVRYDNKEVLLPTNLSSNRVRIYLDYEAGRISFYDLCDPIRHLHTFTATATLTEPLHAVLCVVRGCIKICEGKS is encoded by the coding sequence atggcgtctgctctgagagctgagctggaatgttctgtctgtctgaacatttatacagatcctgtaaccctgaaatgtggacacaacttctgccgggattgtattgatcgtgtgctggatacacaggaggggtctggaggatattcttgtcctgaatgcagagagaagtttcaggatcgTTCTGCACTGCACAGGAATATGaaactacgtaacatagtggagactTTCCTGTCTACTCTGTCAGATCAGAAGAAGTCCAGAGTCatctgtacttactgtgtggactctcctgtacctgctgttcgGTCCTGTCTGCACTGTGAGGCTTATTtatgtgataaacacctgagagtccacaacaAGGCACCAGATCATGTCATATCTAACCTCGCCACTTCTCTAAAGATCAGGAAATGCCCCACTCATAACGAACTTATTAAATTGTACTGCACTAAGGATGGCAGCTGTATCTGTGTGACCTGCAGTTTGGCtggagaacatcggggacaccaGGTGGAAATACTGGATGAGGCTGCTGAGAAGAAGAAGGAgtcactgaggaatgttctgcagaaactgctgacaaagagagaggagacggaggaaagagtccagaatctgcaggaacacaggaggaaagtagaagaagaagcagctggtgacaccgagagagtcactgtcctgtttggagatctcaggagacgtctggaagatctGGAGAGAAGAATCCTGAGGGAgatctccgggagggcagagcggttctccatctccatccgggatctggaaataaagaaggaggagctgtccaggaagatgcgtcacattgaggagctgtgtaacatgacggatccactgactgtcttacaggaatcagacacaggtgacttgtgtgatactgaggatggagataatgaggacagagagagacatgaggaactcctccatgatggagggggtctggacgtggcgggggtcttacacacaggtttatctgatattataacagaggtaaatgtatacttctatatacagggagctgaagacatattactggatgtaaacacagctaGTAATGatctacagatatcagatgacaggaaagcTGCATCCAGGTCAGATATAACACATCATCgaccagaaacaccagagagatttgtAAATTATCCTCAGGTGATAAGCAGCCAAAGTTTCtcatcagggagacattactgggatgtggatgtcgggggatcagatttctggagagtcgggatgtgtttcGCCCGTATAGACAGAAAAGATTTACAGGCAGGAGTAGGAAGGAATAACAAGTCCTTGGGTTTGATCAGGTCTGGCAATCAGTATTTTGTGAGATATGATAATAAAGAGGTCCTCTTACCCACCAATCTCTCCAGcaacagagtcaggatatatctggattatgaggccgggcggatctccttttatgatctgtgtgacccgatccgacacctTCACACCTTCACTGCCACTGCCACCttgactgagcccctccatgctgtgttATGTGTAGTGagaggttgtataaagatatgtgAAGGAAAATCCTGA